The Candidatus Nanosynbacter featherlites region GAAAAAATATCTGTCAACGAATTGAATGGGCACCAGCTAGCTACAAGGGTGGTGTTGCTGGTTCAAACTATGCATGTGCTGTCGTGCCATATGAATACACCTTGAGACCATCAATTGATGTAGCTTCAACAACAATTATGTTAGGACAAAAGAAGGTCTCTGGGGTGCAGGGGTCAATATACAACAGTGGGCCGACACGTTCCAAACCAACCCGCAGCGCAGTTGTGCGGTTTGTGGCAAAGGCGGGCAATACCATTGCTGAATCGGGCGATAATGTAAGAATGTCCATTGAGAATCCGTGTGAATTAGCAGCTCACATTGCCGCAAAACATGGTGTGACAATTTCTGGTGCGTGTAAAGACCTGTATAAAGACGGATCGGATCGAGATTTTCCAGTCAATCAAACTGTGATTCACTCGTCTGACGATGATATTAATGGTCTACCGGTTCAGTCGGGTGATAGGGTCTGTTACGCAACAGTGGTTGCTGCTTACAAACAGGAAGTTGGCAAAGAAACATCATCATACGCGGTAAAATGCGTGGTGGTCAGTAAAAAGCCAAAAGTTCAGTTCTGGGGTGGTGATGTTAGGGCTGGCGTATCATTTGGCGGAGCGACAAGTAAGGGATTGGTGCAGACTAGTATGACAATTCTAGATGATAAACGGTATGGATCATGGGCAGAATATGGCATCCTGTCGCCACAAAACATTATTTCTGCTTCGGGGGCTGGATTGTCTGATGGTGGCCCAGCTGGTGGTCTGGCGCGTGAATATAACGCCTTAACATTCCGTAACACTAAAACGCCATATGGACAATTTGGTCGCCTCACGGGATATAATTACCCAGCCATCAAGGGGACGGACAGTGGTTTGATCAAGATTGGTGACGGACAGTTGTCTGGCAACGCCGAGTATCGTGCAGCGCAAGTGGAGATTACTGGTGGTACGGTGAAGACTGGTGCGTACGTCACGGTGTATGGGCGAACAGTACGGATTACCGGCGATATTACCTATGCAAACGGGCCGCTATCAAGTGTTGGGTCTATTCCACAACTCATCATTCGAGCAGATCACATCATCATAGAACCAAATGTGCAGCGTGTCGATGCCTGGTTGCTGGCCAACAAGACTGTCAGTACCTGTGCTGAAGCCAAGAATGGCAAGGGTTGGCCAGAGACGGATTTGTTGGCAAGTGGAGCCTGTGATAAACAGCAGCTTCGCGTCAACGGACCAATTGTCACCGGGTCACTCTACCTGCGACGAACTCATGGTTCTGATCAGACTGATTTTGGTAAACCAGCAGAGATTTTGAACTTGCGACCAGACGCATATTTAGCAAATTATGGCCGTTCACGTGATTCGGGTGCCATTCAGACCATGTATTCCCGTGAACTGCCGCCACGTTTTTAACGTTTTGTTTTACAAATACAAAAAGCTTATGTATAATGAAAGGTGATATGAAATTCTCAAAAGGGTTGGGCGACTTCTTCGGACTAGACATCGGTACAAACGCGGTGCGGGTTGTTCAGTTGGGCCGCAGTGGTTCAGGCTGGAACTTGATGCATTATGGTTATGCACCAGTTGATAGCAAAATATCAAGCAGTGATTCACCAGAGGCGAAGCGCCGTTTGGGTGAAGTTATCATGACTGCCGTTGGGCAAAGTGGCATTAAAACCTCAAATGTTGCCATCGGGTTGCCTTCGAGTAAAACCTTCAGCACTATCATCGATGTGCCAAAAGTTTCCGACCAAGAGCTGCGCGCAACCATGAAATATCAGGTGGAACAATATATTCCAATGTCGATTGACGATGCAAAGGTTGACTGGGCGTTGCTCGGTGACAGCTTGCGAACGCAAAACCAGTATGAGGTGTTATTGACCAGTACAGCTAAATCATATGCCGAAAGCAAATTGGAATTTGTGGAAGGCTTAGGCTTTAATGTTATCGCTGAGGAGCCAGACCCAATAGCCATGGTCCGCTCGTTGACGCCATCTGATAACCAAGATGTGAAACTTATCCTTGACATGGGAGAAATCTCTACTGACTTAGCTGTGGTATATGGCACAACACCTCGATTGGTGCGCACTGTGCCAACAGGCCTGCAATCATTAGTGCGATCAGCGGTGCAGAACCTTAGTGTACAAGAAGACCAGGCGAGGCAGTTTATTTTGAAGTTTGGTCTGGCGCCAGATCGATTGGACGGTCAGGTGCTTCGAGCCATTGATATGGTGTTGGATAACTTTGCTTCAGAAATTGTCAAATCGATCACTTTTTTCCAAACTCGTTACACAAGCTTGCAAGTTTCTGGCATATTATTGTCTGGATTCGGAGCAGCTATTCCGCAAATGGATCAATATATTTCCTCAAAGGCCGGCATTAACGCCGTTACGGCCAATCCGTGGCAACGTGTTTCAATGTCACAGAATGATCAGCAGCAATTGGCTCCAGTGGCTTCCGAATTTGCAACAGTCGTTGGTTTGGCACAAAGGAGTAATCTAGGATGATTGAAATTAACCTGATCCCAGATGTTAAGCGCGAATTACTACGTATTCGCATGATGCGCAATGCGGTCATATCAATGTCGATATTGGTAGGTATCGTATCCATCGCTATTGTTGTATTCTGTGCGGTTGTTTTGGGCGGTCAATTAGCGTTTGAGCTAAAACAAGACAGTGACATCAAAAACAAATATGGCGAACTGTCACAAATTAGTGATTTGGATAAGACCGTAACGCTGCAGCAGCAGTTAGGGCAGATTGATCGATTACACAGTGATAAAAAAATTAATTCACGACTATTGTCACTGATCAGTGCCATCAATCCACCGGCGCCAAATAATGTGCAAATATCAATGGCGCGCCTCAACCCAGAAGAAAAGACAATTACCCTGGAAGGTTCAGCCGTTAATGGCTTTGCGGCACTGGAAGTTCTAAAGAAGACATTGACCAGCACCAAGGTGAAAAAGGGTAATGCCGAGGGTGACGGTGTGTCGCTAGCAAGTGATATGAAAGCCGGTGAAACAACGTTTGGCGAGAATGCCGAAGGTAAGAAGGTCTTGCGCTTTGCTTTCACTTTCACCTATCCTGATGATTTATTCGCGCATTCAAAAGAAGCGATTTCAATCATTACGCCTACCAGCAAGACAAACGTAACAGATTCACGCTTAGGTGTTCCAGAGAGCCTCTTTAGTCGTAGTGAATCAACTGAACAGAAGAAGGAGAATCAATAATGCCCTCAGGTGAGCAAGATGTGGCAATTCGCAAACGCCAACAGATAGATTCTTCAAAAAAGACAATGTTCTTTTTTGTGGCGGGCGCTGCTTTTTTGGCGGGTGTTGCACTGGTGGTGTCAATATTCCTGATACAGCAGATTATTTTCCATTCTAAAGTCATTGCTACAAAGAATGGTACTGTGAGTACACTACACAGCAATATCTCTAATGCCAAAGAGTTAAAAGATAACATCAGGGTATTAGAGACAAATGATGCCCTCAAATCAGTGAAATCCAGTGACGAAAGTAGCCCGTTGCAGACCATTTTGGACGCACTACCAGCTGAGCCAAATGCCGATGCCTTGGGTGCCGCTTTGCAACAAAAGTTCATTGGGGCAGTGCCAGGGCTGACACTAGAGAGTTTGACTGTGGACGCAGCATCTGCCAATGAAGGGGAGTCTACCTCAGAGTCGGCACATAAATTTAACCTTTCGGTTAGTGGCGCGCCTGATAAGCTGAAAGAATTGATGGAGCGTTTTGAAAAATCAATTCGTGTCATTGAAATCACCGCCATGGAGATTCAAGCAGGTGACGGCAAGGTGGTTCTTAATATACAAGGTAAGGTTCCGTATAATCCAGCACAGACAATTACACTTGAAAATAAGGTGGTAAAACCATGAAAAAAACAGATATAGCAATGATTATTTTGGTGGCAAGTTTGGGCGTGATCGTCGCGTATGTGGTGGCTTCTAACCTGTCATTCCTGAAGTTGCCAGACAATGGTGTGAAAGTGCAAACTATTCGCAAGATCTCATCAGACGTAACGCAACCGAGTAAAGATATTTTTAACGATAAAGCGATCAACCCTACCGTTGAAGTGATTGTTGGTGGCGAAAACGGATAAGGGGTTAGCAACATGGCGCTGCTAACAGATGAAATACAGGAAAAACTCATCAAGCTTTTGATTGATGAGGGTCTTGTTGAGAAACGGATTTTAGATGATGCGGAAACACGTGCGAAAAAAGAAGATAAGCCACTCTTTTCTTTACTAACCGAAGAGGGCGTGATTGATAATGAGCTATTGACACATGCTGTGGCTCAGGTTTCGGGTGTGCCGTATGTCAATTTGAGTAATAGTTTTATCGATCAAAACATCTTATCTCTGCTGCCTGCCGAAGTGGCAGAACGTTTCATGGCAGTTCCGTTGGCTGAAGTTCAGAACCGCTTGGCAGTGGCTATGATTGATGCCAATAACGTCCAGGCCGTTGACTATTTGGCAAATCGCATTCAGCGTCCGCTGAAGGTATTTATGGCCTCTGAGGATAGCGTCAGGCACGTGCTGGGCCAATACAAGGCCGATTTGTCTACAGTTAGTGATGCTGCTCAGGTGTCACAAGAAGAAGCGGCCATTGAATCAGCAACTGAGATCAAGACTATTGTCCAGGACTCTCCAATTTCGCGTGCGTTAAGCACTATTCTGGAGTATGCGGTGAAAAGTCATGCGTCCGACGTACATATTGAACCGCTCGAGAAGGCTCTGAAGATTCGCTGCCGTGTTGACGGTGTGCTCAGGGAGGTTATGCAGCTGCCAAAAAGCATTGAGCCAGCACTGGTGAGCCGTATAAAGATTTTATCCAGCTTGAAAATTGATGAACATCGCATTCCTCAGGACGGTCAGTTTGCTGTTAACGTAGCTGGCAAGGCGGTCGATTTACGTATAGCAATATCACCAGTGGTTTGGGGCGAGCAGGTGGTGATTCGTCTGCTTGATAAGACAGGAAATTCATTTGACCTGGAAGATATGGGCTACGCGGGTCGAGCTCTGCGTAGTATCCGAAAAGGCATTAAGCGACCAAACGGCATGATCTTGACATCTGGTCCGACAGGTTCTGGTAAATCTACTAGTTTGTATGCTCTGATCAAAGAAATTAAAGATGACTCAGTCAACATCGTCACACTGGAAGACCCGGTGGAATATAAGATGGATGGAGTTAATCAGATTCAAGTCAATACCGAGGTCGGATTGACATTTGCCTCGGGATTACGTTCTATTTTGCGTCAAGACCCAGATGTGGTGATGGTGGGTGAGATTCGTGACGCAGAAACGGCTAATTTGGCGGTCCAGGCGGCATTGACAGGTCACCTGGTGTTTTCAACGCTACACACCAACTCAGCAGCTGGCGTGCTGCCGCGCTTGTTGGACATGGGGATTGAACCATTCCTGATTGCTAGTACAGTGAACACGATTATTGGCCAACGCTTGGTCAGACGAGTTGCACCAAAGCATGACGCCTACCAGTCTTCACCTCTGGAGACACAAACCATTCAGTCGACGATTGGTCATCTACTGCCGCAGTCACGAGAGCAGGTTGTGCCATATGCTCAGGATTTGGGATATAAAGACTTACCGTTGGCTGGCCAGCAATCGTATACACTAGTGAGAGGTAGGGATACTCCTCAATCGCCGCGAGGCTATCTGGGGCGAGCTGGTTTGTATGAAGTGATGGATGTTACCGAAGAGATTCAGAATTTGATCGTCAAGCAGGCAACCTCGGCAGAGATTCAGCGCATGGCGGTCCAGCAGGGGATGATCACGATGCGTCAGGATGGTTATTTGAAAGCTTTGAGTGGTATCACAACACTGGAAGAAGTTAATCGTGTTGCAGCAGACACAGCATAAAAAAGGGGGAATGTATGAACAATCAAGAGCTAAGAATTGAATTATTACTGGAAGATGTGGTTAAGAAGCGCGCATCTGACCTCCATATTCAAGTGGGCTTGCCACCAATGCTGCGTATCGACGGACGTTTGATGCCAGTAGCTGGTACCATGCCACTTGATGAAGCGGCGGTTGAACGTTTGGTGTTCCAGATTTTGGATGAAGATCAGCGCCAGATCTTGTTGAAAGACAAAGAGTTTGACTTCAGTTTTGCGTTTGGTACATTGGGGCGATTCCGTGTGAATGCCTTCCATGAAAGAGGTAATTTAGCAGCTGCGCTGCGTCTGATTCCCAACGAAATCAAATCAGCTACCGAACTTGGTATGCCACCAATCGTCAATAGTTTCGCCGACTTCCCACGAGGCTTGGTGCTGGTGACGGGTCCGACGGGTTCTGGTAAGTCGACAACGTTGGCCTCATTGATTGATAAAATCAACTCAGAAAAGTCACACCATATCATTACTATTGAAGACCCAATTGAGTTTACTCACAAATCCAAGCAATCAGTCGTTGTACAGCGAGAAGTCCACTACGATACCTACTCATTCTCAGCGGCCTTGCGATCCAGCTTGCGTCAGGACCCAGACGTGGTGCTGATTGGTGAGATGCGTGACTTGGAAACTATTTCAGCGGCTATCACCATTGCTGAAACTGGACACTTGGTGTTTGCAACCCTTCACACCAACTCCGCTGCCCAGTCGATTGACCGTATGATTGACGTGTTCCCGCCACACCAGCAGCCACAAATTCGAGCACAGCTCAGTAATATCTTGATGGCTATCTGTTCACAGCGCTTGGTGCCAGCCATCGGAGGCGGTCGTGTAGTAGCAGCAGAAATCCTCATCGCCAACCCAGCGGTGCGCAACATCATCCGTGAAGGTAAGTCTCACCAGTTGGATGCTGTTATCCAAACCGGTGCCGAGCAGGGTATGCAGACTATGGACCGAACTCTGGCAAATCTCGTACAAAATGGTACGATTACCTATGATAGCGCACGTGAATTTGCAGTTGATTTGACGGAACTAGAAAGGTTATTGCGAGGATAATATATGAAAAAATACGCCTACGAAGCCAGGGATAGTGCCAGTAATAAAATAGTCAAATCAGTGGTTCAGGCTGAGAGTGAACATGCAGCCGCGCGTCTATTGACTGACCAGGGCTTTGTGCCACTAAAAATTGAGCTTGAGGACGATAAGTCAAATTTTATTGATAGGATATTGGGCCGTATCACATCCAAGGACAAAATATTGTTCACTCGTCAGTTGTCGACGTTGATTGGTGCAGGGTTGCCATTGTCACAAAGTATGCGTACGGTGTTGGAACAAACGTCCAATAAGCGCATGCAGGGTATCGTTCAAGAAGTGATCGCTGATATTGAAGGCGGTAAACAGCTGTCTGACGCCTTTTCAAAACACCCTGAAGTGTTTGATAAGCTATTCATTGCCTTGGTTTCAGCAGGTGAGGCCTCTGGAACGTTGGATGAAGCTTTGAAGCGAGTGGCAAACCAGCAGGAAAAAGATGCTGCAATGCTGCGTAAGGTCAAGGGCGCTTTGACCTACCCATCAATCGTCCTAGTGGTGATCGTCATGGTGGTTGGGTTTATGACGGTTTCGGTCGTACCACAAGTCAAAGGCCTCTATAAAGACGTTGGGCGAGAACTGCCAATTTTGACGCAAGTGATGGTTAGTATCGCTGATTTCTTCATCAATTTCTGGTGGCTATTAGCTATTTTACTGGGATTTGGCATTTACTTCTTTGCCCAGTACTTGCAAACAGAGGCGGGTATTCATATGAAGGACAAATTCAAGCTCAATGTGCCGCTGTTTAAAGGCATGTTCCGTAAGCTCTACATGGCGCGGTTTACTCGAACCGGACAGACGCTATTGTCAACTGGTGTGCCAATGCTTGATATGCTAAAAATCGCTGCAGACGGTGTCAACAACGTTATTGTCAGCGAGGAAATCATGCGCGCTGCTGACAAGGTGAAGGGCGGAAAGGCATTATCTCTGTCGCTAAAAAATGAGGAATATATGCTGGAAATGGTGCCTCATATGATCAAAATTGGAGAGCAATCAGGTAAGGTTGATGAAATGATGGGCAAAACAGCTCAGATTTATGAAAATGAGCTTGATGAGGAAATTAAAGCTATATCCACCGCCATCGAGCCAGTATTGATGGTGTTTTTGGCTATTGTAGCAGCTGGTATGGTGGGAGCCATTTTGTTCCCAATCTATAGTCTGGTTAACCACGTAGGAATCTAGACAACGTGCTAGTTACCGTGTATTATAAGGATAAGCACTACCGCTAACATTAGTAATAGATCATAGAAAGGTGGAAACTTTATGATCAACACACAAGATAAAAAAGGCTTTACGATCATAGAAGTGGTATTGGTTCTGGGTATCGCAGCACTGATATTCCTGATGGTCTTCATCGCTGTTCCAGTACTAAACCGTAACCAACGTGACACGGCTCGTAAAAACGACTTGAGCCTTGTTTCAACTGCAGTTACTAACTACTCCAATGCTAACCGTGGCGCGTGGCCAGGCACTGAGAAACTCCGATCATTTTTGGGCACGGATCTGTCAAAATACACCAACAAAGAGCAGGTCTCAGTTGACAGTAAAAAGGCTTCAGTTACTGTTGGTGATACCCAAGTTAAGGTCGTTACTGGCATGAAATGTGGTGAAAGCTCTAAGGAGAAGCAGGTACTAGTACCTGGTACTTCACGGCAGTTTGCTGTTGTGGTTTTGCTTGAAGGTGGCCCAACTCACTTCTGCCAAGACAGCGGTGCTTAGAAACTAGGTCAATCACAGCAGCCTCCTCATCAACGGAGGCTGCTTTTTTTTGGCATTTCTGCTACCATAAGAGGTATGGATAGTTGTATTATGATCAGTATGACCGTAGGGATTGGATTGTTAGGGGCGGTTTTGGGTAGCTTTGCTGGGGCGCAAGTGTGGCGACTGCGCGCCTGGCAGCTCAAACAAGACAAGGCTGCTGGTGAAAAAATAGATGCCGCCGAGTGGAAAAAACTCAAGCCTCTCGTTGGCAAAAAACTCAAACAAGACCGTTCACAGTGTCTGTCGTGCCATCATGATTTAGCGTGGAAGGATCTGATACCAGTTTTCAGCTGGCTACGTTTTGGTGGTAAATGTCGGTACTGCAAAGCAAAA contains the following coding sequences:
- the pilM gene encoding type IV pilus assembly protein PilM, with translation MKFSKGLGDFFGLDIGTNAVRVVQLGRSGSGWNLMHYGYAPVDSKISSSDSPEAKRRLGEVIMTAVGQSGIKTSNVAIGLPSSKTFSTIIDVPKVSDQELRATMKYQVEQYIPMSIDDAKVDWALLGDSLRTQNQYEVLLTSTAKSYAESKLEFVEGLGFNVIAEEPDPIAMVRSLTPSDNQDVKLILDMGEISTDLAVVYGTTPRLVRTVPTGLQSLVRSAVQNLSVQEDQARQFILKFGLAPDRLDGQVLRAIDMVLDNFASEIVKSITFFQTRYTSLQVSGILLSGFGAAIPQMDQYISSKAGINAVTANPWQRVSMSQNDQQQLAPVASEFATVVGLAQRSNLG
- a CDS encoding PilN domain-containing protein codes for the protein MIEINLIPDVKRELLRIRMMRNAVISMSILVGIVSIAIVVFCAVVLGGQLAFELKQDSDIKNKYGELSQISDLDKTVTLQQQLGQIDRLHSDKKINSRLLSLISAINPPAPNNVQISMARLNPEEKTITLEGSAVNGFAALEVLKKTLTSTKVKKGNAEGDGVSLASDMKAGETTFGENAEGKKVLRFAFTFTYPDDLFAHSKEAISIITPTSKTNVTDSRLGVPESLFSRSESTEQKKENQ
- a CDS encoding GspE/PulE family protein, with protein sequence MALLTDEIQEKLIKLLIDEGLVEKRILDDAETRAKKEDKPLFSLLTEEGVIDNELLTHAVAQVSGVPYVNLSNSFIDQNILSLLPAEVAERFMAVPLAEVQNRLAVAMIDANNVQAVDYLANRIQRPLKVFMASEDSVRHVLGQYKADLSTVSDAAQVSQEEAAIESATEIKTIVQDSPISRALSTILEYAVKSHASDVHIEPLEKALKIRCRVDGVLREVMQLPKSIEPALVSRIKILSSLKIDEHRIPQDGQFAVNVAGKAVDLRIAISPVVWGEQVVIRLLDKTGNSFDLEDMGYAGRALRSIRKGIKRPNGMILTSGPTGSGKSTSLYALIKEIKDDSVNIVTLEDPVEYKMDGVNQIQVNTEVGLTFASGLRSILRQDPDVVMVGEIRDAETANLAVQAALTGHLVFSTLHTNSAAGVLPRLLDMGIEPFLIASTVNTIIGQRLVRRVAPKHDAYQSSPLETQTIQSTIGHLLPQSREQVVPYAQDLGYKDLPLAGQQSYTLVRGRDTPQSPRGYLGRAGLYEVMDVTEEIQNLIVKQATSAEIQRMAVQQGMITMRQDGYLKALSGITTLEEVNRVAADTA
- a CDS encoding type IV pilus twitching motility protein PilT, giving the protein MNNQELRIELLLEDVVKKRASDLHIQVGLPPMLRIDGRLMPVAGTMPLDEAAVERLVFQILDEDQRQILLKDKEFDFSFAFGTLGRFRVNAFHERGNLAAALRLIPNEIKSATELGMPPIVNSFADFPRGLVLVTGPTGSGKSTTLASLIDKINSEKSHHIITIEDPIEFTHKSKQSVVVQREVHYDTYSFSAALRSSLRQDPDVVLIGEMRDLETISAAITIAETGHLVFATLHTNSAAQSIDRMIDVFPPHQQPQIRAQLSNILMAICSQRLVPAIGGGRVVAAEILIANPAVRNIIREGKSHQLDAVIQTGAEQGMQTMDRTLANLVQNGTITYDSAREFAVDLTELERLLRG
- a CDS encoding type II secretion system F family protein; this translates as MKKYAYEARDSASNKIVKSVVQAESEHAAARLLTDQGFVPLKIELEDDKSNFIDRILGRITSKDKILFTRQLSTLIGAGLPLSQSMRTVLEQTSNKRMQGIVQEVIADIEGGKQLSDAFSKHPEVFDKLFIALVSAGEASGTLDEALKRVANQQEKDAAMLRKVKGALTYPSIVLVVIVMVVGFMTVSVVPQVKGLYKDVGRELPILTQVMVSIADFFINFWWLLAILLGFGIYFFAQYLQTEAGIHMKDKFKLNVPLFKGMFRKLYMARFTRTGQTLLSTGVPMLDMLKIAADGVNNVIVSEEIMRAADKVKGGKALSLSLKNEEYMLEMVPHMIKIGEQSGKVDEMMGKTAQIYENELDEEIKAISTAIEPVLMVFLAIVAAGMVGAILFPIYSLVNHVGI
- a CDS encoding type II secretion system protein, with the translated sequence MINTQDKKGFTIIEVVLVLGIAALIFLMVFIAVPVLNRNQRDTARKNDLSLVSTAVTNYSNANRGAWPGTEKLRSFLGTDLSKYTNKEQVSVDSKKASVTVGDTQVKVVTGMKCGESSKEKQVLVPGTSRQFAVVVLLEGGPTHFCQDSGA